GTGCCTCAGGAACCCTGAAATGAGTACAGAAGATGTGCAAAGAGGCAAGTGAAGTATACAATTGCAGTTTCGAAATTGAAGAATTAGAGACATTAGAGAAAAAACAGCCGTGATAATCCAACGCCTCTACACCAagctcagagagacaggaaatgcaaataGTGAGAATAGTAAAAGCCTAGAACAGAATATCTAACAAAGGAGAAAGAATTAAACAAAAGAATGGCAAACAAACAGTTATAAAGATGTCAGCCACACAACAGCCTCTGAGCactcttgacctttgacctagCCATTAGCTCACAggcgcccctccctcccctgtctcCCCAACAGAGCAGAACGAGAGGACCCGCGAGAAGACCGAGCAGTGGAGGGAGTTTCACTATGACGGGCTTTACCCTTCCTACCTGTACAACCGCCACCACATCTGAGCCTGCTGTTGCCAGGGGAGACGTGGGGGGGGAGAACACAGGGAAGACACACATAATGCCAGCCCGATGTCCCCATGACTCTGCGATCTTCTTAGCAACTTgagatgcatttacatttaaacaaagtcAGCAGTTCCCACTGTATGACAGAATCTGggtagtttttgtttttcatgtttgtttaaagCAGCTTTACCAAAGTTTAAATcagtaaaatgcataaaaaggcTATTTTATACAGATTATAGCTTTCTGTACATtgtagtttcattttttccacaagctgtaaaactgtaaaatgatgtagatttgaaaaaaaaaaaatacacaggtacattatctttttttcatttactttcataCTTTtgcaatatatgtatttttattaatgttattttaatgttaaataagCATTCCAGAGCGTATTTCAGATCACTTGTTGCAGAACGTGGTTTAAGTCCATGAAAGCATGCTTGCTcaattttttcattcattcctagaatgttttttttttttttttgcaaaggtgATTTGTAAAGTGAAACTCTAGGACAATACAGCATTATTACAATCATAGTGTAAATGTAAGCCAAGACTAATGAAATCTTAAGAGAAACATTGATTCCAGGTATCTGGGCAATGACACTGTATCAGTGCCTCAAGATGCCCCACAACAACACCACTCTGATGGTGGTCTTGTTTATGATCatatgtgctttgtgtgttttcaagATGCTGTTCAAGCCTGTAATGCAAAACACCAGCAATTAATAAATACTATAATCCCAGCAAATATGGTTGATGATTTCTGTGACGATAACGATGGATGACTCAAGTAACCAGAGCTGTTTATAGAATCAATGTAATTTAACTTTCTTTTGATTTCTTAAAGTGTGTGTTCAGGAAATCTATCAAAAACTCTGACTAGACACAAAAGACGATTTTGTAGTTTGTCCACTTCTTGTTTCAGGAGTCCATCAATCCTAAATCTAACCCCAGGTTTATATTATTCACCAAAACTGAACTTTTTCCAGAGAAgctaaacagaatttaacatcAGATAGGTGTATGAAAATGCAATAGGCTGATTTTTGTGTAAGTTTAGTTTAACGCAATGTGAGCGACATTCTTTAATAGCCCTTGTCAATCGGGAGTGCAAGATTGTGAACGTTGGGCTAATATACTGTATAGCAGGTTAAGCACTAGGGTGTAAGAAATGTTAGCCAAGCATGCAAGTGTGTGAATTAAACTGTAAGCATTCTGAAAGAGTCAATTACAAAATAGCCTGTTTTAAGAGATTCATCTGGAAAAGTGGCTGAATTGAATTAAGACTTAAGACTCAGGACTAAGATAGTAGTGGACAGTTAACAAAGTTTTTGagcagtatttatatttaaataagcCAGGTCATGACATGGATATTTAAAGTCCCAAAACTATCCAGTCTGTCatatacacagaaatgcagagacacagaggtgcATCAATACTCTGGCGCAGAAATCTCTCCTGTTGCAGTATGTGTCCCCAATCGATCCCGGCGTGGAAATAAATCAGTCGGCATCCAGCTGCTAAATTCAGAGCACAGGCACGAAAGCACAGTGCTTCTCACTGCCCTGCAGCTCAGACACAGCTTCAGTTACAGCCTCAACAGCGCAGGTGAGATATGCACATAGGAATCGAgtataaagaaaaaacagtacaaaagtACTATTTTGTCGACATGTCTATTTACTTCACATTGGTGCGAGACACAGTGTGTTAGACAGAGTGCAGTTTATTTCAGGCACATTCGCAACGCAGTTCAGTTTAGAGACACTGCATGGCACAGCACAGGGTCACACAGGTGTGGCTGAGATGCAGAGCGCAGCACAGCTCAGACGGACTCAGCTGGGACACACAGCGCACAGGCTGTAGCACTGGCAAACCCATTAGAGTGGAAAAGATCACTGGATTCCATGGAACGCTCCAAGCATTCCACCGACCATGAACGTTCCAGATAGCCGTTACACAACAGGATGGCtccatttttttcacttctggGGACAAAAATTTAACAGGGTGCAGATTTCTGACATCAAATACTATACTGTATTAGCACCATGGCCAGAAATCACATTGTAAttgaataaaattatatttataagcTCAGAACTGTATTACGAAAGTTCAGAAAAGGTTCAAAGGAcggaacaaacacaataatgtctgcaaaaataagaaaatactTGAAAATACTTAATCTTGCAAGTATGCAGGACATTTTAATTAGTCAACTGTAATCATGCATAAAACTGTCTattaatacacaaaacaaaagcaaaaaagaaaaaaagtcagacCGTCCCTACATTGTGGCAATAGATTTTCTGATAAActgcatttattacatttaaaaaagccaCAATTAATTGTGTTGGGACACAATCCAAATGGTACAACAGTTGCGAGTAATGTGGTCCTACTCCAGAGGTAAGCATGAGGCATGAACGGTCAGAGCCAGGACAGAGCCTCAAAAGACATTGCATTCCGCTGTGCCCAAAGAGGGAGGAGGCATGCCAGTTTTGGGAGAGCAATGAGACCTACTCACCCTGgatggcagagagcagagactgtTAATCAATAATAGTCACCATGCTTATCTTTGGGAAGCAGGAGGTGTTTGTATAGGCCCTGTCCTTTGCTGGTGCTCCCTGACTCTTTTCAATCCCAGAATCCCTCCATGCTGAGCTCCGCCTACTCAGAGGACCATGTGATCCCAGGGCCCCTTGCTGGTGCACCACATCCAGAGGGAGGGCCAGATGTGCCCTGGGTGTGGACTGCCATCACTCAGCTCATGCAGCAGTGAATTCCCAAAGAGATCTCTTTCCAAGTTGTTTCCAAGTGCAATATGCTAGTCATTGAAATGGTTCAATCACATCACAAGGTACACCAAAAATCTTTGCACACAATGTGAGTTTCAGTACCGAGGGAATTTCAGGAGATAGTTTTGAGAGGAGGGGTTCAAGGAGATTGAAGTGGGAGAAAAGGGATGTGCTACTTACTCGGAAGTTGGAATTTGATGTTTGCACTTTTTACTACCCACAATCCATTGTTCTAGTGAACCACGAAGAGAGGGGAAATTACTGTAAATGGTGAAGTAACCATCTGTCGGACAGGGTTCCCTCATCACACTATCTAATGACTCATCAGGTGAGTCAATtagatgatgtcagtgagagCTGCGTCTACCCTCCAATCAGCTTTCCCTGCCTTTTGGTGCATTGCAGGACTTgtagtttggaaaaaaaaaaaaacacacacacacaacagccatTGTCTGAATGAAAGTGTATGAGACAACTGCAATCAGTGTGCCTCAGTGTTCCTGAACCAGTGTGGTAAGGCCAGGCTCTTTAccaaaataaagatttaaatgcactgcagttCATCAACACTTGTAAGTGTGGCTAGCCTTTGACAAATTGGTGGCAGCAAAGCACTGTTGTGTTATTAAGGGGGCACACTGGTTGCTTCCTGTGTTCTTCATCCTTGATTAACACCAGGTTTGACATTCAACAGGTCAGGTGACATCACCCCTGTGCCAAATCGCCTCTCTGTCTAATGAGAACATGCAGTGCTTATGCAACAAAATCTCTGCTACCTCAGGGCCAGTCACAAACCAATAATTTATCCAAACAGacttaaaaatacaataacaacacaaagtCTGTCTAAAATCATCCATGGAAAATTTGGAAGGTTTCTTTTGATGCCCGGtgcaaaaaaagaatcaaaggggggcttctgtttttgctttgtcttcgACCAATAAAACTTCTCACTTGTGAAATGTACACTTATGCTGAGATGTTTAGCGTGTTGTAATTTACAGAAAGGAATCTAGATCTGAAAGGAAACACAAATCAGCACTTTTACCATTACAATTCTACCTCCAAGAGTGTCCAGCAGTTCACAGAATAAGATGTACAAGATGTACAAGTtttcataaatataatttattatatcTTTAATGTTATATGCAGTTGTTATTCAACAAAATGTAGCAAGCTTGCCAGACTGGGGTTACTTAAATTCACTGCTGTTACTAAAATTCATGGGTCCTTCTATTTAGTTCATTGGTATTTCAAATGGCTTTGGGATTGCATTCCGAACCCACACCACAGTATTGCTTTTATagttttaaattgaatgccTTAAACTTTAGTGCAGTTCTTACAGATGCTTACATAAAAGTGACAGGAAAATATATTaacaacacaaatatacaaTCAAAGACCAAGTCACAAACCACTGCATGCCTTGTTCCCAAACCATTGTTGAAACAGTCAATGCTTTACTTTCTCAGAACTTTTGCTGCAGTTTCTGCATCGaaatcaaaataacaaatgaattaaattcCTTCAGAAATAGATCAGATCCAAACACCCCGACTATAATCAAAACAACATCCTTCAACTGAAAAGTTGGCCATATAGGGGCCAAGATTATTTTTGATAGCCGTATTCCTTGTATTTTCTCTTCAATCAGTAGGCCCGCattgtcattcatttcaatttagTAGCAACACTTCGCAAGCAGAGCCACTGCATTTGGCTAAATGTCATACACATTTAAAGAGTTCCCACCAAATTATGCCTGATActaatatgtatatacataactatatatatatatatatattaataactTGTGTTGTGTTACATAAATAGGCAATGGTGGAAAGAAAGTTACTTCTCTTCTGTGTGGATGAAGATTAGGTATGGCTGAAGGTCATCCTTTTCACATGCCCCTCCTGCAATATTCCCATCACCCTTTGCTCACCTGGGGTAAATAAGCATGTTGATCTTTTACAGACAAAGCCACGTTAGCAGAACCTTGTAGATATGACCCGTTAAGATCAGTTTTATACATTGGGGAACAATGTCAGTGTAAATCGCAGTGAAAGCCACCGCCGCCGGTGTTAAGGTGGACGGAGGGCGGGGCTATGCCGTGCTCAGATGATGCAGTCCATGATGTGGATCTGGAGGCTGTCGAGGTCAGGCAGGATCTCGTTGCACTTTGGGCAAGAGTACTCTGGAATGTTCTGCTGCTCCCACTCTCTGTTGTCCGCACCTGAGAGACAAAGGCGAAGGGAGTTGCGTTACAGTAAGgccacgcccctctcctcattACATATTCACGCTAAAGAAGTAAAGAGGTTTCCTATAGGCCCGTGCTGTGGAGGCGCACAGTCTTTCAACATCACACCAATCTCTCCCAGATATCTCCACTATGGTGGAGAATATGTTTATTCCTCTTAAGCACTTGGATGGATGTATATTCAAAGAgtaattgattttattgatgTGCAGAATATAAAGGCAGTAAAAGAACAAGCTTGTGCATAATTATGACTTACAGGGGATCATAAATtacttttataaataaataaatacacagtttATATCATATGTTGTATTACTTCAATATTACCACTCAGTGCACCttgatgatgaaaaataacatgtctAGAGAGTGTATTGGTTATATTACACTCTCAGTAGCGCTTGCATATTGCCTTTTTGCATTCTCTCATCCATGACTAACACTCTGTCTATATCTTCATCaggctttgtttttgtggagCCCAATGATGATGCATGTCCCTCCCCTGTTTCTCCCATACCTCTGGCCCCCTGTGGAGTGTGTGGTGGAGCGCCCCCGTGTGGATTGGCTCCTCGCGACACGTGGCGATTCTGCATTTCGTTCAGTGATTGCCTGAAATCAGAAGCACCGGAGGGCATTTCAGAAACCATGTGACACAGTCAATCAGTTCCTCTGTGcatttcctctccagctctgccttGGGTTTGTTTTAATGACACATACAAGGTCATATCCCTCTCCCCACTTCAGTTACAGTACAGACATACAGGGTCATATCCCTTTCCCCATTTCAgttacagtacagacacacagtgtcaTATCCCTCTCCCCATTTCAgttacagtacagacacacagggtcATATCCCTCTCCCCATTTCAGtaacagtacagacacacagggtcATATCCCTCACCCCAACCCCATTTCAgttacagtacagacacacagggtcATATCCCTCTCCCCATTTCAgttacagtacagacacacagggtcATATCCCTCTCCCCATTTCAgttacagtacagacacacagggtcATATCCCTCTCCCCATTTCAGTTACAGTACAGAGACACAGGGTCATATCCCTCTCCccattacagttacagtacagaCATACAGGGTTGTCTCTCCCTGGCTACTGCTTCCTGCTCTGGTTTTCTGTCCttcagaaaatgtattaaagtGTCAAAAAATTCAAGTCTGCCCTGTATCTGAACTGGCCACCCGCTGTTGTCACCAtcactgcacagctgtgcaGGGCAGGCGAGTACAGTGACCAGGTGAGCGTGTCCTTACCTGCCCAGCGACTCAAGCTCGTCCTGTAGCTGGCTGTTCTGCTTCTTAATGAACTCCAGCTGCGCAGCCAGGCGCTCCTTCTCCTCGTGGATCTTCTCCCTCGCTGCCCTCTCTGCATAAAAGTCCGACGAGTACACCTCCGCCTGTGAGGGACAACTGGCAATGTCACCGCCTTGCACATCTGCAACATTACCCAGCACGCACCTGTCTGGTCTCCACTAACCTCaccttgtttttcctctgaacaTCTTAAGACTCAACTTTAACTCAACAGAGACTTCCAGTGGCGTCCTTGTATGTCCCCAAAAATACTTAACTCATACCGTTATCTGTGATCTCATTCCTGAGCAGTTCTGGAGGACTCAATCTGCCCTCCAGAAGTGCTCAGGAATGAGATCAGAGATTAAGGTTTGAGTTATGATTAAAACTCctacagggaaaaacaaagccTCTACTCTTCACTGGTCTCTGTGTCTtgagaggtgcattgtgggaagcaCCTGAACCCCTAGCAGCAGCAGCTAGCACAGTACCTGAGCCTTGAACACAGAGATGGTatccagctcctgctccttttTGAAGATCTCCTGCTTCATTTCATCAATCTTCTGTTGCTTGGTGGCCAGGGCCTTCTCAGCTGCATCCAGCCTGAGCTGGAGCTCGTTCACCTCCTCCCTGGACATCAGAGGCTGTAGGggtcacaggtcagaggtcagagatcaGATCCAGACACTGGTCCATGGTTTCTACCCTATCCGGCACATATGTATACAGTGTGAGGACACGACTGCTACAACCCTGCTTCCTTTTTACAAATGCTCCAGCTGAAGTCTACATAAAGTGAGGCTAAAGTGAAGTGATCTCGCATCAATCCAGCTACATGCAGTAATGCTTCAGTGAAGTgactaaaaacagaaattacagaAGAGCTCTGAAGATATGTGCAGATACGTACAGTCTGAGTCATCAGCAGGAGTCATTTAACAAGGAATGTGTtggcaagtaaaaaaaaaaacatgacatttaactaaaatgaatgaagtgatATTAACCAAGTTCAGCTGTaataattcaaatgtaaaaaaaatgtctggtgCTGCAATCacctcttttttcttcctctcttccttcaGCTCATTATAGTCCTCGAAAAGCTTAGTGTAGGCGTCCTTCAGCTGTGCCAGATTCTTCCTGTTGAGACCAAGGTATCACTTAACACAAACACTGCCAGGTGgatgctctcctctcctctgcttgTGTCAAATGGCCAATGGCAGTTGTCTGCTGTCTCACTTAACCAATAGCATCACCCCAGTAAACTGTCTGGTGAGTAGCACTGTCCTTGTGTTGTGATGAGCAAACCACATCAATGTGAAAGACAAATGCTCAAAAATGTTATTCCCCCACAAATACAGGCTGGTCCAACACTAATTAATTGTCCATCTGTGCACTGTGTTGCCTTAACATGTCAACATGTTTGATTTTTCATGGTAATGATGCACCTGGTTTGCAACCCTAGCCCAACCCACCATTAACCTCACTGGTCAGgttctcactttctctccctgtctcccccagtaacagcacagagagcatcAACAGTGTGGTTACTGTGGACATCAATACACAAATTGGGGAAGTTTAGGGCTTCCTCTGACATGTGACTATACTGTGTGGAGagcaaaataaaagagaaaacaaaactaaacataaaataatataacacaaacacagacacaaaaacataaaacaaaataaaagacaaaaaaaaatcacaccacagaagacaaaacaaaaaaaaatcacaacacaaaacaaaaaagcacaatgaGACACAACACCAAACGTTTTCTGTGAGGGGTGCATACTTCTCATCCTCGGCCCTTTTCTGCTCCATCTTGCTGACGGACTGCATGCTGTCCAGCTGCAGCTTCAGCCTCTCGTTCTCTGCCTGAACCTGCTGCTTCTCCACCAGCTGGGCCTGCAGCATGGCCAAATTCTGCTCCATGTCTCTGCACCTACAGATGCAGagagtattattattactgttattgttctTATACTTATTATTTGTATTCATCATTCATGGTTTGTATTCTTATATTCATCACGTTTCATAATTTTatattcttattcttcttctaattattattataaaattgcTTTGGCGCCACAAGAAAATGTCATGCCTACAGAACTTTTTGAATTTAAGatggagagggagtgagatAGGGGTAAAGGGAGTGAGATAGGggtaaagggagagagatagggGTAAAGGGAGAGATATGGggtaaagggagagagatagggGTAAAGGGAGAGATATGGGGTAAAGGGAGAGATATGggtaaagggagagagataggggtaaaggcagagagatggggtaaagggagagggggagtggaagagacagtaagagagagggagaacaagggagagagaggagacaaagaaagagagacagagaaggagaaggacagagagacagttaaagaaggaaggagacagaggtggagagaaagAAGATGAGAAATAaggagggaaacagaaaaagaaagtgagacagagagagggagagtgagagagagaatgcaacCATGCGGCTCCCCGCATCCTGAACCCTGTGGCCTCTGATCCCAGCAGAGACCTAGCTGAGACAGAAACTATGTAAAAATGCGCTTTATGACCAGTCCCTCTAGGGTGCTTTCCCATTACAGTACTACTGCACAGCACTCAGCAGGCAAGACCTGTATGACTGTTATCATATATTATGCAGCAGCTGTGACCTGCAAATCATCTGTGAAGTGGTGATGTCTGATATTTAAAACAACGATTACAAGTGCACTGTAGTAGACATGTTTTTCCAATCACAATGATTCAacttccttcctttttctcttcctaaaaaacacacactcatgttcAAATGgtatgaataaaattaattatttttatgaaaaattaaagtATGAGAGCACTAACACATGCTCTGACCTAATGTTCAATCTTAATTCACTTCCTCCCAAAAAGTAAAGATCGTGGTCTTTATGTGGTcaaccaacacaaacacagcttaAATTTGAACGCACCATTACCCTTCACAGAGGTCATCCACACAGCAAATGGGCATTAATGCAAACCGGTAACCACAGAGATGCAGTGCAATAACCAGTACTCCGTACCCCTCCCGTGTCAaatgtcacctgtcacctgtcctCTCACCTGTCATGCAGGCTCTTCTTCATGTCCTCGGCGTCGTCCAGCTTGGTCTGCGCCTGCTGCAGCTCTTTGAACAGTTTGGTCATCTGGCCCTTCAGGCTCTCCACCTCAGAGTCAGACtagcacacagagaaagaggaaatgaacacacactcagagcacagcagagacacaaagcCATTGATTAGCTATAACTAACCATTACACAACACTACCTCTGATAGGCTCTGCTATTCAAATCAGCAGAATGCATGCCAAAGTGTTAAGGTGGTATTGGCCTAACTATAAGGGTTCTTCCCCAAAATGttatacattattgttattataaaaatgttattacatAAATTTAACCTGTTCATTATTTGCAGAATTGACTGAATTGTTAACACTAACACAACTCCCCACCATGATTACCAAAATTGTGGTTTTTTTGATCTCACAAattgcattttggtcatttaaaaaaaaattatcttcTTTGAAAAGGAGGCCCATTGAATAAAAGGGCCATCATGGCCATCATGCTGGCCTGGATTCTACTTTGTGAATGCAGTTCTGATGTTCCACATTGTGTAGCGTGTTCTAGACTTAACACTAATTACTGAGACGTTAACAGTCTATTGGTCTGTCAGCCTGACCCACCTTTCCCTCCTTGGCCGAGGCCCCCTGCTGAACCTCCTCCTCAGTCTGAGATGTGGCGGGTTTGGAaggccccctctcccccagctgCAGGGACGTCTGCGTTTCGCTCTCCGCCCACCTTCCTGTCTGCGGCTCCAGCTCCGCGATCCTGAGTCAGAGCAAGAGGGCCGTGTCACCACCACCCTTTCCTGACCTTGCACGTCCCCCCCGCCATGCCCACGGCCCACGGCCTCTGTCTTCTGCCTACCTCTCCCTCGCGGCCTGCAGCTCGAGCTCCAGCCTCTCTGCCCTCTGGGTCTCCTTCCTCAGGGACTGCAGCAGCTGGCTCACTGTTAGCTCCTCCGAGTCCTGGCGCGACATAGCCAGGTCAGGCTTGGCCCTGTAAGGAGCACAGAATTGTGACACCACATAACCAGCGGCTTTCAGCTTCTGTGGTAGTGGTTGTTGCTGAAAAGGCAGAACTCACGCATGTGATCCAGAGTCCTTCCGGCTGTGGGGTAGATCTTTGGTCAtgttcatctctccctcctgctgaaATCAACATCATACAGGCATGGTTGTGGATACTGCTTGTTCTTGATAAACTGCTAAAATCAACATTATTTTAGATTGATCTGAGAAGATAAGACACTGCATAAGAAAATGTTCTATCTGCAGCTAATTGATAGAAGATAGAAAATTTTGTATATGtcactgtgcttgtgtgagtgcgtacatatgtttatgtttgtgtgagtgtgtgcatgtatgtatgtgagcttctgtgtgtgtgtgtgtgtatgtgtgtgtgtctgtgtgtgtgagagggagagactcaCTGCAATCCTGATCTCGATGAAGGAGTCATCAGGGGAGCCCTTCCCCATCTTCAGCTGCAGCTCGGAGTTCATAGCCACCAGGTCGCTCTTCTCCGCC
The sequence above is a segment of the Megalops cyprinoides isolate fMegCyp1 chromosome 23, fMegCyp1.pri, whole genome shotgun sequence genome. Coding sequences within it:
- the optn gene encoding optineurin isoform X2 encodes the protein MMASNSPMVNGDISRGPNYGQGAGDHPASHQCSLEETLQQMNVLIKENRDLKEALKQTNISMKERFEGLSAWKEKQKDERNFLEGKLEEAKERVSTLTKRNEELKRRLQALEGPGGGGGEGAAQGEAGLPNSEVEVLKAQIARLQAEKSDLVAMNSELQLKMGKGSPDDSFIEIRIAEGEMNMTKDLPHSRKDSGSHAAKPDLAMSRQDSEELTVSQLLQSLRKETQRAERLELELQAARERIAELEPQTGRWAESETQTSLQLGERGPSKPATSQTEEEVQQGASAKEGKSDSEVESLKGQMTKLFKELQQAQTKLDDAEDMKKSLHDRCRDMEQNLAMLQAQLVEKQQVQAENERLKLQLDSMQSVSKMEQKRAEDEKKNLAQLKDAYTKLFEDYNELKEERKKKEPLMSREEVNELQLRLDAAEKALATKQQKIDEMKQEIFKKEQELDTISVFKAQAEVYSSDFYAERAAREKIHEEKERLAAQLEFIKKQNSQLQDELESLGRQSLNEMQNRHVSRGANPHGGAPPHTPQGARGADNREWEQQNIPEYSCPKCNEILPDLDSLQIHIMDCII
- the optn gene encoding optineurin isoform X1, whose protein sequence is MMASNSPMVNGDISRGPNYGQGAGDHPASHQCSLEETLQQMNVLIKENRDLKEALKQTNISMKERFEGLSAWKEKQKDERNFLEGKLEEAKERVSTLTKRNEELKRRLQALEGPGGGGGEGAAQGEAGLPNSEVEVLKAQIARLQAEKSDLVAMNSELQLKMGKGSPDDSFIEIRIAQEGEMNMTKDLPHSRKDSGSHAAKPDLAMSRQDSEELTVSQLLQSLRKETQRAERLELELQAARERIAELEPQTGRWAESETQTSLQLGERGPSKPATSQTEEEVQQGASAKEGKSDSEVESLKGQMTKLFKELQQAQTKLDDAEDMKKSLHDRCRDMEQNLAMLQAQLVEKQQVQAENERLKLQLDSMQSVSKMEQKRAEDEKKNLAQLKDAYTKLFEDYNELKEERKKKEPLMSREEVNELQLRLDAAEKALATKQQKIDEMKQEIFKKEQELDTISVFKAQAEVYSSDFYAERAAREKIHEEKERLAAQLEFIKKQNSQLQDELESLGRQSLNEMQNRHVSRGANPHGGAPPHTPQGARGADNREWEQQNIPEYSCPKCNEILPDLDSLQIHIMDCII